One genomic window of Streptomyces sp. NBC_01276 includes the following:
- a CDS encoding ATP-grasp domain-containing protein translates to MVKGYVALVDASPACRSGGLVAAFKEHGYDAVHVQSVPVRPEFYASVVPTGFAAEVVHHGDLDATLAELARYRPVAVIPDSEFGVGFADLLSERLGLATNGTAGSHARRDKYAMVEKIKAAGLRGARQLLVTNAAELEAWHRELGGRIVVKPLSSAGSDGINYCDTPEQAVRAYEGLVGTDDIFSLPNDTVVAQEYLAGPEYALNTVSRDGEHHVCDIWTSTHITANGVLDLCDGMVLLPYEGERLDEIVRYAEQVLDALDIRHGPAHVQLKMTPSGPCVIEVAARMGGGSTAHYARMATGESQLNWTADAYVRPERFHERRRERYRVEQFVAGAPMISPVEGTLRGYTGLDELKKLESFMGVREFVRPGEQIVPTVNDLTYPLLVELRHEVMESVLRDLATVRYIDGRDFYDID, encoded by the coding sequence GTGGTAAAAGGCTACGTCGCGCTCGTGGACGCGAGTCCCGCCTGCCGCTCGGGCGGCCTGGTCGCCGCGTTCAAGGAACACGGATACGACGCCGTCCACGTGCAGAGCGTCCCGGTGCGGCCGGAGTTCTACGCGTCGGTGGTGCCCACCGGCTTCGCGGCCGAAGTGGTGCACCACGGAGACCTCGACGCGACCCTCGCGGAACTCGCCCGCTACCGGCCGGTCGCGGTCATCCCCGACAGCGAGTTCGGCGTCGGCTTCGCCGACCTGCTCAGCGAACGGCTGGGCCTGGCGACCAACGGGACGGCGGGCAGCCACGCCCGGCGCGACAAGTACGCGATGGTCGAGAAGATCAAGGCGGCCGGCCTGCGCGGCGCCCGCCAGCTGCTGGTCACGAACGCCGCCGAACTGGAGGCGTGGCACCGGGAACTGGGCGGCCGGATCGTGGTGAAACCCCTCAGCAGCGCGGGCAGCGACGGCATCAACTACTGCGACACCCCCGAACAGGCGGTGCGCGCGTACGAGGGGCTCGTCGGCACGGACGACATCTTCTCGCTGCCCAACGACACGGTGGTCGCGCAGGAGTACCTCGCCGGGCCCGAGTACGCCCTGAACACGGTCAGCCGGGACGGCGAGCACCACGTCTGCGACATCTGGACCTCGACGCACATCACCGCGAACGGGGTCCTCGACCTCTGCGACGGGATGGTGCTGCTGCCGTACGAGGGCGAACGGCTCGACGAGATCGTCCGCTACGCCGAACAGGTCCTGGACGCCCTGGACATCCGCCACGGACCCGCCCACGTCCAGCTCAAGATGACACCGTCCGGCCCGTGCGTGATCGAGGTCGCGGCACGCATGGGCGGCGGCAGCACGGCGCACTACGCCCGGATGGCGACCGGCGAGTCCCAGCTGAACTGGACGGCGGACGCCTACGTCCGCCCGGAGCGCTTCCACGAGCGCCGTCGCGAGCGGTACCGGGTGGAGCAGTTCGTCGCCGGCGCGCCCATGATCTCTCCGGTGGAGGGAACCCTCCGGGGATACACGGGCCTCGACGAGCTGAAGAAGCTGGAGAGCTTCATGGGCGTGAGGGAATTCGTGCGTCCCGGGGAACAGATCGTCCCGACCGTCAACGACCTCACGTACCCGCTGCTCGTCGAACTGCGCCACGAGGTGATGGAAAGCGTGCTGCGCGACCTCGCCACCGTCCGCTATATCGACGGCCGGGATTTCTACGACATCGACTGA
- a CDS encoding SagB family peptide dehydrogenase, producing the protein MLLRRAHNLVCYWRDGAFVIQNYLGGSEVSLAPMAADLLAAFTDWTTVDEAVTMFPDHDPDSCRAALAELHAYGFLVSEDERERDDRLAEHWDTWSPEAGALHFSSKDAPYTDSPEVNEDFRAGKRPALFKNYPAADRILLPRAPLDVDAGFVRTLYGRRTHRAFRQVDLPLPVLSGLLAMVFGPSEFLDGQDFGALMKRTSAAGGSRHELEAYVGVFAVEGVTPGLYHYNVLEHSLELLDPAFTRERAAHLSFDQEAVGEAPVTVFVTAVVERMSSKYRAPRAYRVMLMNAGHLGQTFALTATALGLGPFQTAAFRDSELEDALGVDGIAETALYVLAAGIPAGDRQDAEPTAGLDAFRRAALYPGDRPA; encoded by the coding sequence ATGCTGCTGCGCCGCGCGCACAACCTCGTCTGCTACTGGCGTGACGGGGCGTTCGTCATCCAGAACTACCTCGGCGGATCCGAGGTCTCGCTCGCGCCGATGGCCGCCGACCTCCTCGCCGCGTTCACCGACTGGACCACCGTCGACGAGGCCGTGACGATGTTCCCGGACCACGATCCCGACTCCTGCCGCGCGGCCCTCGCCGAACTGCACGCCTACGGCTTCCTCGTCTCCGAGGACGAGCGCGAGCGCGACGACCGGCTGGCCGAGCACTGGGACACCTGGTCGCCGGAGGCCGGCGCGCTGCACTTCTCCAGCAAGGACGCCCCCTACACCGATTCCCCCGAGGTCAACGAGGACTTCCGGGCCGGGAAGCGCCCCGCGCTGTTCAAGAACTACCCCGCCGCGGACCGGATCCTGCTGCCCCGCGCCCCCCTCGACGTCGACGCCGGTTTCGTCCGCACCCTCTACGGGCGGCGCACCCACCGGGCCTTCCGGCAGGTGGACCTGCCGCTGCCGGTGCTGTCGGGACTCCTCGCGATGGTGTTCGGCCCCAGCGAGTTCCTCGACGGCCAGGACTTCGGCGCCCTCATGAAGCGCACCAGCGCCGCAGGCGGTTCGCGGCACGAACTGGAGGCGTACGTCGGCGTCTTCGCGGTCGAGGGCGTCACACCCGGGCTCTACCACTACAACGTCCTGGAGCACTCGCTGGAGCTCCTGGACCCCGCCTTCACCCGCGAGCGGGCCGCCCACCTGAGCTTCGACCAGGAGGCCGTCGGGGAAGCCCCGGTCACGGTATTCGTGACCGCGGTCGTCGAACGCATGAGCAGCAAGTACCGGGCGCCCCGCGCCTACCGGGTGATGCTGATGAACGCCGGCCACCTCGGCCAGACCTTCGCCCTCACCGCCACCGCGCTGGGCCTCGGTCCCTTCCAGACCGCGGCCTTCCGCGACAGCGAACTGGAAGACGCCCTCGGCGTGGACGGCATCGCCGAAACGGCCCTGTACGTCCTGGCCGCCGGGATCCCCGCGGGGGACCGGCAGGACGCCGAACCCACCGCCGGTCTCGACGCCTTCCGGCGCGCGGCGCTGTATCCGGGGGACCGCCCCGCCTGA
- a CDS encoding BTAD domain-containing putative transcriptional regulator: MPYDTSLPAPVLRLLGTFRYEAPGGAVAVEAPGQRLLAFLALHRSVSRGVLAGTLWPDSGEGHAQGSLRTTLWRLRRGGRHVVDVRGEMLSLHEEVTVDVHAFRRTALRVVDADGDPGEDPGLGLLFAGDLLPGWDEEWALLERERLRQLRLHALEALSARLIRSGRHALALDAALTCVGIEPLRESAHRAVVAVHLAEHNAVEAVRQYGAFRRLVRAELGVEPSARFRAMLPPGSAAWR; this comes from the coding sequence ATGCCGTACGACACGTCGCTCCCGGCGCCGGTACTGCGGCTGCTGGGCACCTTCCGCTACGAGGCCCCGGGCGGCGCGGTCGCCGTGGAGGCCCCGGGACAACGGCTGTTGGCCTTCCTCGCGCTCCACCGGAGCGTCAGCCGGGGCGTCCTCGCGGGGACGTTGTGGCCGGACTCCGGTGAGGGGCACGCGCAGGGCAGTCTGCGGACCACGCTGTGGCGGCTGCGCCGCGGGGGCCGGCACGTCGTCGACGTCCGGGGCGAGATGCTCTCGCTCCACGAGGAAGTCACCGTCGACGTGCACGCCTTCCGGCGGACGGCGCTGCGCGTCGTGGACGCCGACGGGGATCCGGGAGAGGACCCGGGGCTGGGTCTGCTGTTCGCGGGGGACCTGCTGCCGGGCTGGGACGAGGAATGGGCCCTCCTCGAACGGGAGCGGCTGAGGCAGCTGCGGCTGCACGCGCTGGAGGCGCTCAGCGCCCGGCTGATCCGCTCCGGCCGGCACGCCCTGGCCCTGGACGCGGCCCTCACCTGCGTGGGCATCGAGCCGTTGCGGGAGAGCGCGCACCGGGCGGTGGTGGCGGTGCACCTGGCCGAACACAACGCGGTGGAGGCGGTCCGCCAGTACGGGGCGTTCCGGCGGCTGGTCCGGGCGGAGCTGGGGGTGGAGCCGTCGGCCCGGTTCCGGGCGATGCTGCCGCCGGGTTCGGCGGCCTGGCGGTAG
- a CDS encoding DUF4157 domain-containing protein, whose protein sequence is MAAREVPAVPSGPARPERRSVRRAVDPRAPEPDERLEAEADRFAERYASLAPGAVRPLPRPLPAASPTGDAGAPLDAATRAAMEPRLGWDLSRVRVHTGPGAAASAAALGARAYTVGGHIVLGDGARPGSDAGRRLLAHELAHVAQQARGEGAGRIHRKPLPPATAPPARRARGGGRPYELIVTREMNPAELLRQFIRQYYQTTDEGEVDRRLPWWHWEKPGGLAAGADDVLNGKIWLTVNDSTQAALDRLPQEEQDRINAEADARFWQRSGLPTGTKLGSGPEDAVLRAHWLGARADVTYEHALLRELQALPEDVRRILFAGDRTLVPEDYEKALRLARRLTALTPAQRAAYLDRVNGSTDDWDELDAGIGRFEDRERLREADAGRTEEAASALFGCEDLYRLWRERDSTRRDAVRGGPYVAYQPGLERRATEAAARFGESLARHGFEGEQAFLDAMAVYRLRFRTRAVEAALDVLDHYDHLLYVERGRLRAPGYVASLVSGIAASGARGLYERAARAESTARSIRAGADPESSFERNRAAARAGGYQREALSLRDSAERAVLSAGGGDPLLDPAKLGRATDLEKLSGLDEAGARDHLLGVVDARLADTAGARREFTADPERVYSLPDLVRATKEGLGADGATVYGWIVDDHVEEVRRSHVFTAAVLGVLALVLAALVPVGGWVAAVALLGTTTLSAYQAGQALEEYRVQSADYRLSFIEDEPSLLWVGVAVAAAAVDLGVSAVVLFKASAKALSALEGPLRELAAASDAESAAARYRTLVARIEEAEGLDRAVKEALKTRAAAARGLDQVVGELHASPMAFLGVPEPRLLRRGLFHLVRLGANTFTKLRREKQLIDLLGDVTKLSGAARVELEAAFTEVKEIVAAGRARRMDEATLLEFVDRSAAARKAGGASEFESIIADMRAWHPPTQEQDQAEKALVKAWEDLRSRHQTREELLAERRAGPKTPSGARDTERIKELDDSFKGFDDIVERDGSVRTWVKRGLISRARQDVLAAEALAEKARVSPVKRMRAAFEGSPERAEVAASGTADRVGTLRSPSGKLAVDHVVSLDRMAQMDGFTKLKALERERLAVRKDNLVLMDASANSSKGARGWSAWEHASNYYTDPAEIARWRNRDAELTATIQQWILDTVRGR, encoded by the coding sequence CCGACCGGTTCGCCGAGCGGTACGCGTCCCTGGCGCCGGGGGCCGTGCGCCCGCTGCCGCGCCCCCTCCCGGCGGCCTCCCCGACGGGGGACGCCGGGGCGCCCCTGGACGCGGCGACGCGGGCGGCGATGGAGCCCCGGCTGGGCTGGGACCTGTCCCGGGTCCGGGTGCACACCGGGCCGGGAGCCGCCGCGTCGGCCGCCGCCCTGGGTGCGCGGGCCTACACGGTCGGCGGCCACATCGTCCTCGGGGACGGGGCACGGCCAGGTTCGGACGCGGGGCGGCGACTGCTGGCCCACGAGCTGGCCCACGTGGCCCAGCAGGCGCGGGGCGAGGGCGCGGGCAGGATCCACCGCAAGCCGCTGCCCCCGGCGACGGCGCCCCCGGCCAGGAGGGCGCGGGGCGGCGGGCGGCCGTACGAGTTGATCGTGACGCGGGAGATGAACCCGGCGGAGCTGCTGCGCCAGTTCATCCGCCAGTACTACCAGACGACGGACGAGGGGGAGGTCGACCGGCGGCTGCCCTGGTGGCACTGGGAGAAGCCGGGCGGCCTGGCGGCGGGTGCCGACGACGTCCTGAACGGCAAGATCTGGCTGACCGTCAACGACTCCACCCAGGCCGCCCTGGACCGGCTGCCCCAGGAGGAGCAGGACCGGATCAACGCGGAGGCGGACGCCCGGTTCTGGCAGCGCAGCGGCCTGCCCACGGGAACGAAGCTCGGCAGCGGCCCCGAGGACGCCGTGCTGCGCGCCCACTGGCTCGGGGCCCGCGCGGACGTGACCTACGAACACGCCCTGCTGCGTGAGCTCCAGGCGCTGCCCGAGGACGTCCGGCGGATCCTCTTCGCGGGCGACCGGACCCTGGTCCCCGAGGACTACGAGAAGGCCCTGCGCCTCGCCCGCAGGCTGACCGCCCTCACCCCGGCGCAGCGCGCCGCCTATCTGGACCGGGTGAACGGTTCGACGGACGACTGGGACGAACTCGACGCGGGCATCGGCCGGTTCGAGGACCGGGAGCGGCTGCGCGAGGCGGACGCGGGGCGCACCGAGGAGGCGGCCTCCGCCCTGTTCGGCTGCGAGGACCTCTACCGGCTGTGGCGGGAGCGGGACAGCACGCGGCGGGATGCCGTCCGGGGCGGACCCTACGTCGCCTACCAGCCGGGTCTGGAGCGCAGGGCGACGGAGGCCGCCGCCCGGTTCGGCGAGTCCCTGGCCCGGCACGGGTTCGAGGGCGAGCAGGCCTTCCTCGACGCGATGGCCGTCTACCGGCTGCGGTTCCGCACCCGTGCGGTGGAGGCCGCCCTCGACGTCCTCGATCACTACGACCACCTGCTGTACGTGGAGCGGGGCCGGCTGCGGGCGCCCGGATACGTGGCCTCCCTGGTCTCCGGCATCGCGGCGTCGGGCGCCCGCGGACTCTACGAGCGGGCCGCGCGGGCGGAGTCGACGGCACGAAGCATCCGGGCCGGGGCCGACCCGGAGTCCTCCTTCGAACGGAACCGGGCCGCCGCGCGGGCGGGCGGGTACCAGCGGGAGGCCCTTTCGCTGCGGGACTCGGCGGAGCGGGCGGTGCTGTCCGCGGGCGGTGGCGACCCCCTGCTCGACCCGGCGAAACTCGGCCGGGCCACCGACCTGGAGAAACTGTCCGGCCTCGACGAGGCGGGCGCGCGGGACCACCTCCTCGGGGTCGTCGACGCCCGGCTCGCGGACACGGCCGGGGCCCGGCGCGAGTTCACGGCGGATCCCGAGCGCGTCTACAGCCTGCCCGACCTGGTGCGGGCGACGAAGGAGGGTCTGGGTGCGGACGGCGCCACCGTGTACGGGTGGATCGTGGACGACCACGTCGAGGAGGTCCGCCGGTCCCACGTGTTCACGGCCGCGGTCCTCGGGGTCCTCGCCCTCGTCCTCGCGGCCCTCGTCCCGGTCGGCGGCTGGGTGGCGGCGGTCGCGCTGCTCGGCACCACGACCCTGAGCGCCTACCAGGCCGGGCAGGCGCTGGAGGAGTACCGGGTCCAGTCGGCGGACTACCGGCTGTCGTTCATCGAGGACGAGCCCTCGCTGCTGTGGGTCGGGGTCGCCGTGGCCGCGGCCGCGGTCGACCTGGGGGTCTCGGCCGTCGTGCTCTTCAAGGCGTCGGCGAAGGCGCTCTCCGCCTTGGAGGGCCCGCTGCGCGAGCTCGCGGCGGCGTCGGACGCGGAGTCGGCGGCGGCCCGTTACCGGACGCTCGTCGCGAGGATCGAGGAGGCCGAGGGGCTCGACCGGGCGGTGAAGGAGGCCCTGAAGACCCGGGCGGCGGCCGCGCGGGGCCTGGACCAGGTGGTCGGCGAGCTCCATGCGAGCCCGATGGCCTTCCTCGGCGTCCCCGAGCCCCGGCTGCTCAGGAGGGGCCTCTTCCACCTCGTCCGGCTGGGCGCGAACACGTTCACGAAGCTCCGCAGGGAGAAGCAGCTCATCGACCTCCTGGGCGACGTGACCAAGCTGTCCGGCGCCGCCAGGGTCGAGCTGGAGGCCGCGTTCACGGAGGTGAAGGAGATCGTCGCGGCCGGCAGGGCGCGCCGCATGGACGAGGCCACCCTGCTGGAGTTCGTCGACCGGTCGGCCGCCGCGCGGAAGGCGGGTGGTGCGAGCGAGTTCGAGTCGATCATCGCGGACATGCGGGCCTGGCATCCGCCGACGCAGGAGCAGGACCAGGCGGAGAAGGCCCTGGTCAAGGCCTGGGAAGACCTCCGGTCGCGGCACCAGACCCGGGAGGAGTTGCTGGCCGAGCGGAGGGCCGGCCCCAAGACGCCGTCCGGGGCGCGCGACACCGAGCGGATCAAGGAGCTGGACGACAGCTTCAAGGGGTTCGACGACATCGTCGAACGCGACGGCAGCGTCAGGACCTGGGTGAAGCGGGGGCTCATCTCCCGGGCGCGGCAGGACGTACTGGCGGCCGAGGCGCTCGCCGAGAAGGCACGGGTCAGCCCGGTCAAACGCATGCGGGCGGCCTTCGAAGGATCCCCCGAACGGGCCGAGGTCGCGGCGTCGGGGACGGCCGACCGGGTCGGGACGCTGCGGTCACCGTCGGGGAAACTGGCCGTGGACCACGTCGTCTCGCTGGACCGCATGGCGCAGATGGACGGGTTCACCAAGCTCAAGGCCCTGGAGCGCGAGCGGCTGGCGGTCCGCAAGGACAACCTCGTCCTCATGGACGCCTCCGCGAACTCCTCGAAGGGCGCACGCGGTTGGTCCGCCTGGGAGCACGCCTCGAACTACTACACCGATCCCGCCGAGATCGCGCGCTGGAGGAACCGGGACGCCGAACTCACGGCGACGATCCAGCAGTGGATCCTGGACACGGTGCGCGGCCGCTGA